In Fodinibius saliphilus, the sequence AGATCATTCTTTCGGTTATTAATTCTTTTGCGAATAGAGCGAAGTTTAGGACTGGCATCATCACGGAGTTCCCCATTCTCTGTGAGTACCTCTTGTAACGTTTCTTCCAAATTTTTCAAGGGGATCAGTGCAATAGAAACTTCTTTGAGAGCCGGGTAGTGTTCTTCGCGCTCTTCGATATAGGTTTTAATACGGCGAGCCGTAATGCTGAGCTCTAATATCTTAACAAAAGCCTGAAGTGGAATAATACTATTTTGGGGTCGGGCTTTGTCCAGAAACTGTTGGACATCATGTAGGTTATTGAGGGGAAAGGACGAATCATTGAGAAGCAGGTCCATCATTTCAGCGGTCTGCTCCAGCCGTCGTTCAATAACCTGTCGGTCAGAAAAGGGCTGCATCATCGCTATCTGCTCTTTTGCCATCTTCGATCGGGCTTTGTCTTGCGTTGCCGATCGTACTGAATTAAAGCCAACTTTCTCACTCAGACGTTCTGGAAATAGGTGCATATACAAATAAACTTCAGGCTATCCTGTTATCAAAAAAATGATCAGGATATAGATACTGGGGTTAAAAAGAATTCAATTGTCCTAAATATAAGCTTCTTTCAACGGAAATGATGAATTTGAAAAGAGGAAAATAATTGTTAATTGAAGAGCAACAATTGAATCATAAAATAAGAGTATATATGCGATTGGATATCTACCAGGTAGATGCTTTTGCGAAAGAACTTTTTGAAGGAAATCCTGCAGCCGTTTGCCCTTTGGAAGAATGGTTGCCTGATGAGCAAATGCAACAAATTGCGATGGAGAATAATCTCTCCGAAACCGCTTTTTTTGTACAAACGGATAACGGGTTTCATCTGCGATGGTTTACCCCGACAACAGAAGTAGACCTATGTGGACATGCGACCTTGGCAACAGCACATGTTATTTTTGAGCATCTCAACTATCCGGAAAATGAAATACATTTTAATTCTCGCAGCGGAGAACTAATCGTAAAAAAAGAGCAGGGACGACTGAAAATGAACTTTCCTGCTGCTAAGGTTAAAGAAGCCCAACTCCCCGATTTTTTGGAAAAAGCGATAGGAGTATCATGTCAGGAACTGTACCGTGATACCGATTTGCTATACGTAGTAGAAAGTGAGCAGCAGGTCCGTGACCTCAATCCTGACATTCGTTTGCTGGCCAAAGCCGATGTGCGCGGCGTCATTGTGACAGCGCTGGGAAATGAAGTCGATTTTGTCTCTCGGTTTTTTGCTCCCAATGCCGGTGTCGATGAAGATCCCGTAACCGGTTCTGCCCACACAATGCTAATACCCTATTGGAGTGAGAAACTGGGTAAAAAAGAATTGATCGCCCGGCAAATATCTCAACGAGGAGGCACAGTTTATTGTACATACTTAGGCGAACGTGTACAATTAGCTGGTGAAGCATGCACCTTTTTAGAGGGAAAAGTTCAGCTATGATAGAGATCGCCATACTATTGATTTTAGGTATTATCGCAGGTATTGTTGCCGGACTATTTGGTCTGGGCGGTGGCGTATTATTTACCCCCATCCTCTTCTTTGTCTTGAGTGATGCCGGTATTGAAAACCCCGTAGTGTTAACTATTGGCAGTTCTCTGTTTTGTACTTTTATTGCTGCAGCAGGCAGCTCGGTCCGGCAGTTTCAGCAAAAGAATTTTTTCTGGAAAGATGGGCTCAAAGTTGGGTTGATGGGGGCGGCAGGTGTTTATCTCGGAAAGCTTGTAATTACTTCACCATACTATAGTAAACAGGAGTTTGTCATCTTCTTTAGCCTGCTGTTGTTCTATGTTGCTTATATGT encodes:
- a CDS encoding PhzF family phenazine biosynthesis protein, producing the protein MRLDIYQVDAFAKELFEGNPAAVCPLEEWLPDEQMQQIAMENNLSETAFFVQTDNGFHLRWFTPTTEVDLCGHATLATAHVIFEHLNYPENEIHFNSRSGELIVKKEQGRLKMNFPAAKVKEAQLPDFLEKAIGVSCQELYRDTDLLYVVESEQQVRDLNPDIRLLAKADVRGVIVTALGNEVDFVSRFFAPNAGVDEDPVTGSAHTMLIPYWSEKLGKKELIARQISQRGGTVYCTYLGERVQLAGEACTFLEGKVQL